A window from Brachyhypopomus gauderio isolate BG-103 chromosome 6, BGAUD_0.2, whole genome shotgun sequence encodes these proteins:
- the LOC143517633 gene encoding tripartite motif-containing protein 16-like, giving the protein MSIISEHLLFTLNELESEELELFQWHLKNGVESFPSIPRAHLEKSTRHDTVDQVVQVYGQHGAVEITLAILKKMNHNQLAKQLRTKIKGCLSVAAVQILSSEPKTRGDFLKYFCGLTLDPNTAHHHLYLSENRRVVVNNGRVQPYSDHPERFERFFQVLSKESVCGRSYWEVDWSSDASVSISVSYKGIRRKGWSNECGLGANSQSWSLVCSSTLSFCHDTIQTKIPDPPPYRIGVYVDHSSGTLSFYRVSDTMSLLHTVHTTFTQPLYAGFWLSVHSVVTLCNPE; this is encoded by the exons ATGTCCATCATTTCAGAACATCTGCTCTTCACACTAAATGAGCTGGAGTCTGAGGAGCTGGAGTTATTCCAGTGGCATCTGAAAAATGGGGTAGAGAGTTTTCCCAGTATCCCAAGGGCCCACCTGGAGAAATCTACCAGACATGACACTGTGGACCAAGTGGTACAGGTCTATGGCCAACATGGAGCTGTGGAGATCACACTCGCCATTTTGAAGAAGATGAACCACAACCAACTGGCTAAGCAGCTTAGGACCAAAATCAAAGGATGTTTATCAG TTGCAGCAGTTCAGATTTTATCCTCAGAGCCAAAGACCAGAGGAGACTTCCTgaaat ATTTCTGTGGTCTGACGCTGGATCCCAACACAGCCCATCATCACCTGTACCTCTCTGAGAACAGAAGAGTGGTGGTAAACAACGGGAGAGTCCAGCCGTACTCTGatcatccagagagatttgagCGATTCTTTCAGGTGTTGAgtaaggagagtgtgtgtgggcgctCTTACTGGGAGGTAGACTGGAGCAGTGATGCATCTGTGTCTATATCAGTCTCATATAAAGGGATCAGGAGGAAGGGATGGAGTAATGAGTGTGGGTTAGGAGCCAACTCTCAGTCCTGGAGTCTGGTCTGTTCTtctactctctctttctgtcatgACACCATTCAGACTAAGATCCCAGATCCACCACCCTACAGAATAGGAGTGTATGTGGATCACAGTTCAGGAACTCTGTCCTTCTACAGAGTCTCTGACACAATGAGCCTTCTACACACAGTCCACACCACATTCACTCAGCCCCTCTATGCTGGGTTCTGGCTTAGTGTGCATTCAGTTGTGACATTATGTAATCCagaataa